The following DNA comes from Taeniopygia guttata chromosome 20, bTaeGut7.mat, whole genome shotgun sequence.
CACAGACCAGCAGTTAATGGCAAGGCCTGCAACAGACACAGGCCATGTGCTCAGAGTAGTCAAAGCATCTCTTGCTCTACCACCATGTCTgtggacacagccaggacaactCACCCTCCTCAGATTTCCTGCTCCTCAAATGGTAACGAGGGGGTGTGCGTTTTTGGAATGCTTCTACCTGCTCAGCAAAGGACACATATTCTGTTGTGGCTTCTtcaagttttcttttgtttccctgggaCAGATTGAAAGGTTTTGGGACAGTGTGTCCCTTTGGCATTCGCACCTGGAGACAGAAAACCACAGTCAGTATGGCCAGGAGGCTCCGATGACATTTCCTCTCCCCACTGACGCACAGTATCTGTCCCTTCCTCTCACTGCAAAGATAACACCTCACATTAAGCACAAGTGTTAACAGTCTGAAAATGCACAAGTTATATTGGGAAACTGTATCGAGCAGATTAAAACACAAAGCGGAATGACTGGAAGATCTGACATTATAGGGCTCCTTTTTCCACAAGGTTTCTTTGGAGTCTTAGGgcaacacagacacacaggaagTCTGCAGTCACATTTGCACAACACCTGCCCCTCCTGTGGTAACCTCTCTGTGGGTATCAGCCCAAGCACTGCACAAGCAGCAGGGAAATAGTGGCAAGAATCAGCAAGCTgagtgctggcagtgctctggCTCTCACCGGAGAAGGGGGGTGCTTCCTCAAGACTGCTGCAAAATCCAGCTCTTTGTACTCGTTGGCAGGCTGGCTTTCTACATTCTGTTTAATTCTAGTCTCTGTGCAGAAGTGGAAATCAATTGGCTTTGTTACTTGACCAACAGGTTTCTTCATGGGTTGTCCTAGAGGAAAAGAACATATAAGCACTAGAAGCCTTTTGCTGTGGGGTAGGATttgtggaaataaaaataaaaagcatttaatttctaACAACTAGGTAAATTTTTAGAGAGCTCATCTTTAACATTTCAAAACATGACATAACCCAAACCCACCTGTTTCCAGGCAGTTTAGGGGCTGATCTACATTAAATGGCTCCTAATATTTATTGCAAAGTCTGAAATGCTTGTTTCAAAGGTACTTGCACAGCTCTGTACAGCACTTTTCAGCTGAGCCTAACGCAGTTTCATTTGGCAATTCAGGCAGAGCCCACCTGCTCCAGCAATAGCTGCTTTCAGAGACTCCTCGTTCTTCTTCCGCAGCTCCATAACCTCCTGCTGTAACTGCTGCATCTTttccacctcctgctcctctgtaCTCTTCAGCTTGCTAGGAGGTTTGGTCCTCCTgcaaaagcacattaaaaacTAAGATATGGCTTCCTACTTCCCTGGTTATTATAGCATGATGTTTGTGCAAGGAACATGCTTATCTCCAGCCTCATTGCAGGAGCATCACTGGTTATAAAAACATCCTCTTTGGAAGAGATctgcttgggttttgtttgttcaaGAAATCTCACAGCTAGCTGCTATTCTGCAGATCCATTTGCTGTGTGCATTCTCAATCCATTAGGAAGAACAACTTTTTCCTCAAAAGAACAGCAAAAGCTTTCCTGTGCACAGGGGCAGCTGGTGAAGTACATTTCATCCTAATATTGTTGCCTTGACCCAGTGTTTACTAAATGTGATACCATCACATGCTAAGTTGAAGCTGAAAACACTCAGCCAGGACTGTCACCTAAATCAACTGTGATTAGCACACAAGTCACAAGAAAGCCACGTACTTCAACATTGTTGGCGTGCAGGGCATGGtctgtttgcttttccctttccctggggAGAGGTCAGGATCCTGCAGGGGCTCTTTCTTTGTGGATGCTTCTGTTGCCTTCTCTCTGTTACCAGAACTAAGAGGAAAAAGTTAGGGCAAACCCCTTGAATTAACTGTGTTCTAAATGAACCACCACCTGCAGCTCTCACCACCATGCACAACATCCCAACACCTGGTGAGGTCTAAGGTATGCCAGGCTGGCCTTACCTCACCCTAGGCCCAGGTATAGACCATCCAGCTTTCTCTGGTACTCTAAGGCTGCAGAAGGGAAGATGAATTACTGAGTTTTTGGAACTTTTCTGGAGGAGGGAGGTACACTGAAGATCACAGAGATACAGCAGTGCTTCAAAGACCACACTAATTTCCTGACCTCAAGCTTATCACCATATGATGCTTTAGAGGTTAAGTTAATTtgagaaatatttcagctgtgACTCTTCCATAGCTAATGACTGCCTGATGACTTCCTGAAGGATAAGTTCAGACAAATTTAAAGCTAACAGACAATGAGTAAGTAgtaagaaggtgaagaaggccATGCTTATTTCATTTACATCTGCACCTCCAAACAGAGCAATTCCTTCAGCATTTACAGACATTTCTTGTTCATGAAATCAGTATCAACAACCAGTTCCAGCCACCACCCCCTAACTTTCCTGTAAGAACCTTCTCAGCCAGGTGGAAACCTTTCCAAAGGGTatcccttttcccagccctAAATAGAAGGACTTGGATGACATACAGCCTCATTTTCTTCAAGGGTGGAACATCTTCCTTATTATCCAGGGCATTAGCAGTTTCCTTTGCTTTGATTCTGCCTGCCTGCTTGCGCTGCTGGGTCTTCCCCTGCTTTGTAGCCAGTCTCCTGCCCGGTCTAGAGTAGAACAGAAAGCAGAGGTCAATTTTCCCACAGATCTGAGGACACACCTGACCTGGATAACACATTTATGTCACTGCATCCCCTAACTCCACCACACAAATTGTGTTTAACACTACAATCCAAACACAGCACGATTCATTAAAGTTTAACAATCCATAAACTAAATATTATTTGCTATATATGAGCACGCAGAACTTGCATTCGTATCAAGAATGAGTTCAGCCCAAGTCAGGCAGATATAAACAAAGAAACTTTATAAGCCACCTCAGTTTCAGATATCCTCCCATTCCAGAAGCTCCTGGCGCTGCCGAGTCTCATTTGACAAGTATGTGAGACACTGCATTACATTTCCACCCTAGAGACTGCCCCTCCAGCCTAGCCAGCAGATCAGATGTCCCAATGCACGATCTCCATGTTGGAGAACTCCAGCCCCACAGGATGCCCCAAGAACAGCTTAGACCTGCAGATCCTGAGAGCAAGGAGCTGCTTAGTTACACCATCATCAATCATTGTACAAACTGAACACAAATATTTCACCTCTGAGGGGCCTCTGCAggggcagcagctctccaggtTGCCAGGGACCCAACAATGTTCTGAGGGACCGTGTTGCCCTGGGCACATTCTGCTTCACCATCGCTTTCACCTGAGAAAGGGGCAGGTGTCAGCTCATCTGTATATACATATACAGAACAAGTAAAACCACATGCAGCCTTGCAGATGAAAGTTTATGAAGCCCCACAAAAGCCAGACAGAGGCCTTTTGATTTTGCCAGCGAAAACCAGGTAAAATTTATTCCCTCTCTGCCCCACTGTGCCAGCTTACTCATTGCTACTTCTTGTGATGGGACAGAAGACAGAATAACATCAGGCTTTGAAGAAGCAGGGCTGAAGTGTAAGACCTTTGCCAGATTTTCTCCAGGAGGGACATTCTCCAGATTGGCTTTTTCATCTGTAAGGAGAGAAAACTTTCACTATACACACCATTAGGAATATCCCAGAATATCATTATTATGAAGTTAACAAAGGCAAGTTACAAATGACAAgaatgaaatacaaaagaaaccTCATGCATAATGAATGATGCAGAAACATCATGATTAAATGCACAGAAGCCAGGCCCAAAACAAGGACCACACTAAGGTGTCATCCAACAAGGAAATAACTCAAGGAATTAGAAGCAACTTACCAAACCAGGAGTCTGCATTGTGCACATCATCCTCATTCAGAGTTGCAAAATCGATGCAGATGTTTGGGACATCAAAAGAATAACGGGACTCTGGCTTAGACATCTTCACAGTCACAGTGTCCCCAAGAGTCCTCTGTCTGCACTGGTACAGCCCTTTAGACAACAACAGGGAATCAGTGGAATCATCCCCCACCTCTCTTCCTCTGCAGAGTTTCTAGGGACAGGCATTGGGACATCCCCCCTTCTTGCACTTCACACCTTTGGGCAGAACCCCTCATGAGCAATGTAGAGTTTTATTCTACTGCTGATCTGCAAAGCTAAGGATATTTCACATCTGTTGACATTTGCAGGTTCAAAACTGTCAGAAAGATCAAGTTTTGACAGGATTTTTTTGGTACCTGTACGTGCtagaattgtattttttaagGAGTAAAGTATAAAGCTTTTCCAGAGAGTGATTTGCACTTTCTTCCCTCACCATGCACAAAGAAGAGCTCTTACCCTCACAAGATTCCCTCCAGAGCACTGCAATGCAcagcctctctctctctgaagGGCCACAAACAAGAACTAATAACACAAAGGTGCTCTTCTATATAATACATTGATTTTCAAAGCAGGAAGAGGGTTCTGTAGAACATTATTACTGGGCAAACAGTCAGAAGGAGGGCAGTGTCAGGCCCTCTTGCATTCCTTAGCACTAGCCCAAGGCTGGCCAGGCTATAAACAAACTGAGTGCTGTGATCCATGTCAAACAGTCCCTGCAGTTAATTAATGAAGCACTGACAGCAAGAGGAGTCCCTGTGTCAACAGGTGATATTAAACTCAACAGAACAGGAATAAAGCCAGTAACAAAGTTATAAACCCTGAAATTATACAAAACCTTCTTGCAAAGGTGCTTTTGTGATGCCTTGAACAGCTGTGAGGAAAAGCCCACGAGGATGTTATAAAACACTCCCCAAGGAAATCACCTGAACTTTGCTTTTATGAACCCAAGCAATTCCAAAGCAGCATATTCCTAACCCACAGAGCCTCAGCCCTAAACCATCTGTCTAGGCAGACCACACATGGTTCAAAACCCAGATGGTGCTCCTcaataaataagaaaatggCCAAGAGTAAACCAAAGCAGTGTTTAGGGGGTACTATGTTGGTCACAACCACTCGCCCCCAAGGATAGGTGCACGGAGAAGTTTCCAGCTCCCCAGAACAGAGTTGTGATAGTTAAAGGCAAGAATGTCATTAGAGAAGCACCAGCTACATGGCTGGGAAGATGTCAAAGTAGGGCCCAAAGAAGGCAAACAGAAGAATTAGAGCCAAAACCAACTGTAACTGAGCTCGAGACATGGCTGGAATCAAATGCTTTCCTACTGCCCTTAATCAAGATAGAATTTCTGTCAACACTTtagacttttttaaaaatcaaatgcGTCATCTGCATTCTCCCCTCACCCTCTCCAGTCAGAGTCAGAGCTCTGGGCATCATGTTTCACAGCTACTTGTGCCCACTGCTACATTGCTGCAATTTACAGCTTTTTACTGAGTAGAGCCCCTATTCTGTAGTGTCACCAACCACCCTTATCATCGACCTCATTGCTgacccctctctctcccctctaTCCCAGACAGAAGAGAATagtcaggaaaataaaaggattaTATCGCTGCCTCAGATTCATACTCTGTTTCTTGAAAGAGACAACTGGGAGATAACAGTTATTGTGACTGCCCTCCAGAAAGTTCATTTCAGTCAGATGAACTCATGACATCTGCTTCTGAAATCCCTACATATCCAAGTCCTGCCTGGAACAGGACTGAGggtgaagcagcagctcactgaGAGGCATCCTGCTCCTCCGCCCACCGACTCGGGCTGGGACAGGATCAGCCAGGAATGCCCCGGTGATTTATCGCTCCTGTGCCCACCACGAGGCATCTGCAATGCCAACAGGCTCTGCCAAGCACAGCCCAACACCCGCTGCCCGCTCCCTGCAGGCGCTTTAAAACACTCAGTTGTGATTTTGACAGCACAACCACATTTTATCTCAATCCAAAATTCTTTCTCTCCACCGCAGCATTCATCCACCGGAAGGGAGGCGTGGAAATTTTTCCTCATTAATAGGGACGTTCCCTAATTAGCAGGCACTGTGTGCATTTCCCAGGCACGCTGTAATCCTACACAGCTCGGCGTGGATTTAAAGCATGACCTTGCTCTCCCCCACATCCATCACCTCCTGTGTCGACACGGGTGTCTGCAGCGAGCCAGCCGGGGAACCCTCACCCCCGTTCTGCAGGATCGGCTTTCACCtgctttgcagagctgctgaggcaggAAAGGAAGATCTGATCTTCTCGCCTGCAAAAAGACCCCAAATTCCTTCTATAAAGTGACTACTTAattaaaatcttcattttctttctagGTCTCCTCTCTCACTGACCTAAAAGTGcctccagagcagcacagccgTATCCACAGGGAGGAATAGGCAGTGGGTTCCTCTGGACATCAGGTTTCTTTTGAGTAACTACACTTTGGCACGTTCCAGAAGAGTGCCTTGGCGTGGTTTAGATTAGTTAGCTTTGAAAAAGGATTACAGTAAATTGGAACAAGCATTCCTATCCCAGAATAAGACTGATCCAACAGCAAGTGCAATAGGTATTTTGGAATAACTTCACACCTCACTCTAATCCAAATTAGCTTTAAAATACTGACACAATTCCATCACAGATGGGTTCAGTGTGTTTGTCTCAATGTAATCGTGAATTTTGTGCCAACAGCACAATCTGCCTGGACAAAGAAGCCACCTAGCCATTCAGGCCATGGTTGGAGATAGGATGCAGCATTCCAAGATGAGAAATCAAGGtcagagggagagaaaatggAGGAGTGCGGGAGAGTAGCAAGGACAGGATAGTGATAGGGACACCAAAAGTTTGTAATAGGACAAgtgggaatggcttcaaactaaaagaggagagatttagattgggtattaggGAGAAATTCTCCCCTGTAAGGTGGTAAGGCTCTGGTaagggctgcccagagaagctgtggctgtccctggaggtgttaaaggccaggttggacagggctggtTCAGTGTCTCTGCCCAGAATGGTGATGGGGGCTTGGAACAAgctgagctttaaggtcccttccaacccaaaccagtctggatCCTGAGGAAGGCAGAGAGTTCTGCTCTTTCTTGCCACCTTGCAATGTAGATAAGGCCCTGGTGAACTGGAGATGATGCCTTATCACAACACACCACTGGAGCTTCACGAGTTACATACGTTACTTATGGCAAATCCTAACAGGATCAGAAAGCACAATAAACAACAACAGACACACAAGAAGCTATTCTCAGTTACATCAGCAGGTAAACACAAAGGCAGCCGATCCACACGCCTCAGAACACAAGAGAGGAAACCAGGAATGAGCAAGAGAAGCTTCTCCaaggctgaggcagctgcatGGGAATGTGCTCCAGCAATTCCAGGGCCTTCTGCTGGGCTTCAACACCGGCTGCCACTTAAATAGAGGATGCTGCACTAGCCAGGCAGCTTTAAGTCAGCCTGGTAGCTTCTTCATTGTCCTGCACCTTGgagttttctgttctttttattGGGATAATACTCAAAAGTTCTTGGATGTTTTTCAGGGGTTAACATGTAAGTTGGAGCATTAGAAAGGGATGTAATTGCCTCTCTGAGGCTACAGTCCTGTCACAACAGCATAGTGAGAACCATCCCACCGCAAAGCCATCACCTGAACTCCCTCTGCGTGACACTGACAGCCTCAGAAAGTCACCCTTCATCCTTGCTTTACCCTGAGCAGGGTTAAGTGAACACTTCAACACACTCTGGATCTACAgcttctccctcctctctcgTGCCCCTTACTCAAAGTTCAACTAGgcttttctgcagcacagaatCAACAATGGATTCACCACGCCCCAGAATGCTGCTGTTCCATCACTTAATGCTcaaactgggagaaaaagcCTTTAACTCTCTCCAGGTGAGAGCTGAGCCTGCAGAAAGCTCCGCAGACCACCCCGACCGGCAGCCGAGGCAGGGGCGAAGTGCAGGCCCAGCCTTTGCTCTGCTAACGGCCCAGACCCGCCCCCATTCCCAAAAATAACAGCCCTGACATCTCGTGCTCCCTAAAAAAGATCCCACAAGTTTCAAAAGACATGAAGATGGGACATTCTAAGAATAGACgttcaaggaaaataaaattatttttagctaTCATAACCTCAACTAATTGTTACATTAAGTTGAAGGTCCTCAAGCTTAAAAAAAAGCCCCGCATAAAAATAGCTCCcctaatgttttttttctgatactcGGGCCAGGTTTTGCCTGGTTtgcttccctccttttcctgggaagcaggaTTTAGACTGAGACATTACAGAGCTTTCCGCCGTGAAATACACTGTTTAATCAGATTGCGTGGCTGTTGAAAGACTTAGAACTTTATTTCACTGCCGAGGCACCCTCCCCACCGTAAGGCACACGCCAGGCGCTCCAGTACCGCGATCCCCGCCAGGGGAACGGGCACCGCCCGCCACGGCGGCTCCTCCCGCTGCCGCCGGGGGCACCGGGCTCGGCCTCCCCGGACAACGCGGGGTTCCTAACCAGCCCCCGGGGCTCCTTACGAGCCCGCCCGCCAGGCCGCAATAGCGGCTCAGGGCACAGGCTGAGCGCCCGGAGCCGCCTTCCGCCGCCGTTTCCCAGCCGAGCCCTCGGCCCCGTTACCAATACCTGGGCTCGGAGTAGGCCTGGGGGAAAGCAGCAGCGAGAGAACGACCAGACACGGGGAAGGAGAGGCGAGGCCGTGGGTACCCGGCCGGCGCCCCGCACTCACCTCAGCAGCAGCGCCGCCGCCACTCCGCGCGGCGCCTCTGCCGCCGCCGTTAACGGATTTCAAACAGGGCCCCGCAGTCCGAACCCACCAATCAGCGCCCGGCACGCGCCCTTTGAGGCGCGCCGATTGGCTGGACCCCTTCAGGACCCGGATAAGCAGACCCCACGCAACGCATTGCGCTCTCCCTGCAAAGCCTGACGGGAAATGTAGTACATGCTTGCACAGCGCCACAATGATCGGGCGAGAACCGAACCACAACTCACATAACGCACTGCGGGACATATTAGACCAATCAGAAAAGGCGAAGCTTTGAGTGTCGTTCCGGGCGGCCTATCAGCGGCTGGTGGGCGGGACCCCGGAGCCAGTGTCAGCCGTTACGGCCGCGGTGCCGGGCAGGAGCCTACCGGAGCCGGGCTCAGGTACGGAGGGTGTTTCAGTGTCCGCTGCCCGGCTTCCACCCGCTGCTCCTCAGCAGATCAGCCTTCGGACTGCTGGGCCCGGCAAAGGCGGCTTCCGCCGTCTGGTAAGCCCGGCTAGGTTTCTCGATACTGTGAGGGGAAAGCGCCATTTGCGCAGTGGCGTTTTCGACCCCAAGTAGTGCATAATCTTCCCCGCAGTGCTGCAGAGGGATGGGTAGCCAGCTGTTAACGGCGGGGCAGGCCCCTGCTGCCACAGTCGCTTTCACTGCTTCGGCACTACCCCCATAAACCTCCCCTCATAATCCCGCCACGGGCTCCCTGAGCACTGCGGAGACACAAAACACCCCACGTTAGTCCCGGACTGCTGTGAGGGGTTTGCGGCCGTGTCAGCGGCAGGGCCGTGCCCAGAGGCCCGAGCTGACACCGCCgcggccggcagggggcgccAGAGCTCCGCCCTCCGCCCGGCACCTTCGCGCATGCGCACCGGCCCAACCGGCGCGGCGCGTGCGCGCCGTGCCCCCGTGCGGTCCAACCGACGCTCCTCGCCCAGCCTCGGGGCGCTGTGCGCATGCGCACCGCCCCTCTTctgccccctcccaccccaccgCACCCCCCCGGCCGCTCGGCGGGCGATGTGGAAAGGCTCCGGGGACTGCTGAGCGGGCCGAGCCCCGGCGGGGCTCCCGGCGACCTCCGGTGTCGCTGCCAGCCGGGCCCGCCCAGCAGAGCCGGGAAGGACGCGGACCCTCAGTCGGGCGCTGAGGTGAGGGGCGGGGTAGGGTAAAGCTTGAGTGACGCGCGGCTCGGCCAAAGGGAgaggccggggccgggccccgcCATTGCTGGCCGCTGATTGGCTGGCGTGTCGGCCGCGCGGGCGCCCTGCCGGCCCTCgtgcgcggccccgccccccagGTACGGCGACCGGCGGGGCCGTccgggggctgggggggcgGTCCGGTGACCGGGGGGGCGGTTCGGGGCTCCGGGAGAAGCGGTCCGGTGGTGGGGGGGGCAGTCTGGTGCTCGGGAGGACCGGGTGCCCCCTGCGGCGCTCCCGCCTGCCGCTGCCCGGCGTGTCACCGTCCCGGCCCCAGCGCCTACGCGCCGCTAACCGTGACTGGAATCGCTCCCGCAGGGACGCGAGGCCGTGCGGCGGCTCCCGCGGTGAGGAGCGCTCGCCGGTTTTCAGCGGTTTATGCTCTCTTCCTGCGAGGAGAGAGGGGCTTTGGGGCGGCGGGGGTTGCGGTACCGTCAAACCGGgccgccccggggctgctgtGATCCTTGGGTagcgctgcccgcccgccgccggcggAGGGGGCGGGGGCGCCGGGCCCTTTAACGGGCGGGGCGAGGCGGGGGCGGTGCTGTCGCGTTCCGGGCCGACCCGAAGCTCCAGCAGAACAAGAACCGCCTCCGCCCTGGCCCGCAGCCGGCCTGCCAGGCGCAGCCCGCACCCGGTGAGATCTGGGGTCTGCTCGGAACGAGCttggggggtccccggggcTCAAGGCTGCTTTCCGGGGGAGGGGGTCGGTTGTGGTCGGTTCTCTGTGCAGCTTCAATCTGGTGGCCCTGAGCCTCGGCGTAGAGCTGCGGGGTGATCTCAGTATAACGATAAGCTATCGGTGGTAATGGCGCGGGTGCATCTAAGAGCTGTGGCATTAACCGTTTCCGTGCCTCTCTCCTCATCTGTGCTAAGGTCAGATGCTTCCATCGGTCGCGAGGAAGAGGAGTGGAGTCAGAACCTGCTAAGTGCTGATCTGCTTGTGCTCCGGACCATGGACTCATTGAGGGCGTCCCAGGTGTGAAAATGTACAGCAGTAACCGGGAGTTAGTGATTGACTTTGTTTCCTACAAGCTCTCACAGAAAGGATACAGCTGGAGTCAgctggaagaggaggatgagaaCAGGACTGACTTTGCAGGGGAGGAGGACGAGATGGACGGGGTCCTCAACGGGAGCCCCTCCTGGCACGCGGCCACCAGCCACATAGTGAATGGAGCCACCGTGCACCAGAACAGCCTCGAAGTCCATGAGATCCGTCGAGCAGCTGATGTGAGGCAGGCGCTGAGAGAGGCGGGGGATGAGTTTGAGCTGAGGTACCGGCGGGCGTTCAGCGACCTCACTTCCCAGCTCCACATCACTCCC
Coding sequences within:
- the TPX2 gene encoding targeting protein for Xklp2 isoform X1 is translated as MSRSALWLYQCRQRTLGDTVTVKMSKPESRYSFDVPNICIDFATLNEDDVHNADSWFDEKANLENVPPGENLAKVLHFSPASSKPDVILSSVPSQEVAMNELTPAPFSGESDGEAECAQGNTVPQNIVGSLATWRAAAPAEAPQRPGRRLATKQGKTQQRKQAGRIKAKETANALDNKEDVPPLKKMRLLRVPEKAGWSIPGPRVSSGNREKATEASTKKEPLQDPDLSPGKGKSKQTMPCTPTMLKRTKPPSKLKSTEEQEVEKMQQLQQEVMELRKKNEESLKAAIAGAGQPMKKPVGQVTKPIDFHFCTETRIKQNVESQPANEYKELDFAAVLRKHPPSPVRMPKGHTVPKPFNLSQGNKRKLEEATTEYVSFAEQVEAFQKRTPPRYHLRSRKSEEGSVSRKPVKARLTHPKTPVLRTKQRLRPVTCKTAAELEEEEVEKIQQYKFKAREVNHKIFESGPLLPSKPPVKKLTQPIGFQLEIEKRIQERESKKQQEEERFEFHSRPCPTKILEDVVGVPEKKALPVTVPKSPAFTLRSRTRVSGREEEKEKEEVAVIKANPMPHYGVPFKPKMPEQRHVEVCPFSFDARDRERQIQKEKKIEELQKEEVPKFKALPLPYFDQVKLPEKKVKTPTQPEPFHLQVDERGAAKLQSWKQQLKEDMKRQKEAACFKARPNTVMYQEPFVPKKEHKMLSESLSGSVVPESFELATERRAKERQEFEKRLADAEALRERHEEQIRQQQEEREKEEVAKLRQEMVHKANPIRKYRSLEVKPSHQPLTMPKSPNFSDRFRC
- the TPX2 gene encoding targeting protein for Xklp2 isoform X2, yielding MSRSALWLYQCRQRTLGDTVTVKMSKPESRYSFDVPNICIDFATLNEDDVHNADSWFDEKANLENVPPGENLAKVLHFSPASSKPDVILSSVPSQEVAMNELTPAPFSGESDGEAECAQGNTVPQNIVGSLATWRAAAPAEAPQRPGRRLATKQGKTQQRKQAGRIKAKETANALDNKEDVPPLKKMRLLRVPEKAGWSIPGPRVSSGNREKATEASTKKEPLQDPDLSPGKGKSKQTMPCTPTMLKRTKPPSKLKSTEEQEVEKMQQLQQEVMELRKKNEESLKAAIAGAGQPMKKPVGQVTKPIDFHFCTETRIKQNVESQPANEYKELDFAAVLRKHPPSPVRMPKGHTVPKPFNLSQGNKRKLEEATTEYVSFAEQVEAFQKRTPPRYHLRSRKSEEGSVSRKPVKARLTHPKTPVLRTKQRLRPVTCKTAAELEEEEVEKIQQYKFKAREVNHKIFESGPLLPSKPPVKKLTQPIGFQLEIEKRIQERESKKQQEEERFEFHSRPCPTKILEDVVGVPEKKALPVTVPKSPAFTLRSRTRVSGREEEKEKEEVAVIKANPMPHYGVPFKPKMPEQRHVEVCPFSFDARDRERQIQKEKKIEELQKEEVPKFKALPLPYFDQVKLPEKKVKTPTQPEPFHLQVDERGAAKLQSWKQQLKEDMKRQKEAACFKARPNTVMYQEPFVPKKEHKMLSVPESFELATERRAKERQEFEKRLADAEALRERHEEQIRQQQEEREKEEVAKLRQEMVHKANPIRKYRSLEVKPSHQPLTMPKSPNFSDRFRC